The DNA region CGCCATGGCCTCTCTCTTGggcagctcgccggcgttcctcGCCCGCCCCGTCGCCAAGCCGCACAGCATCTCCTGCGCGCAGGTCCCGCGCCCGCCCAGCGCCCAGAACCAGCCGCCGCCCGGCGAGCAGCCGCAGCAGTCCGTGCAGTCGCAGCCGCAGCAGGCGGCAAGGCCaaagcgcgcgggcggcgcggactCCACGGACTGGGTGGCCTCGTCGCTGACGCGGCGTTTCGGGATCGGCGCCGGGCTGGCGTGGGCCGGGTTCCTGGCCGTCGGCGTCGTGTCCGAGCAGCTCAAGACCCGCTTCGAGGTCGCCCAGCAGCAGGCCAACACCAAGTCAGTGCCGCTCATCCACTCGTGGCCGCGTTCATTAGTAATTCCGTTACAAAAGACCCGCCATTATTTCTCATCCCGTGCCTGACACTTGCCTGCCGCTCTCGTGCGCCGCAGGGACgtggagcaggagcaggaggtcGTGCTCCCCAACGGGATCCGGTACTACGAGctgcgcgtcggcggcggcgacgtccCGCGCCCCGGCGACCTGGTGGTGATCGACCTGCAGGGccgggtggccggcggcggggaggcgttCGTGGACACGTTCGGCGAGGGCAAGCGGCCGCTGGCGCTCGTGATGGGGTCCCGGCCCTACACCAGGGGCATGTGCGAGGGCGTCGAGTACGCGCTGCGCTCCATGAGGGCCGGCGGCAAGCGGCGGGTGGTCGTTCCGCCGGGGCTCGGGTTCGGCGACGAAGGCGCCGACTTCGGGGAGGAGCACGTGCAGATACCGCCCGGCGCCATGCTCGAGTACGTCGTGCAGGTCGACAAGGTGTCCATCGCGCCGGCGTGAGGCACGACGGAGGCGCGAGTAGATATATCACAGTTCTGTGTTGCCATGAGACGAGTTTCTACTCGATTTGCATAGCTTGCACACCAGTCTCATTGTGAACCTCGCACTGCTATCTCGTTAACTGAATTGTTTTGGGGAATTCTTCTGCTTAGAAACAGAGTTTTCTCCATTTGCTAAAACAACATTTTGGAGCGGAGGGAGTACGCAACAACTTCACATTAATATAATGTTCAGGCTAGCATCTTCTTGCCTACTGTAGTTCCTCTTAAAAAAAGCATTTAGCAGATGCACACTGCATGATCATCTACTGATCTGCAAATGGAGACAAGGGGACATAAAAGGGAAATCTTTTACCCCACAAGTGATAAATAAGGATAAACTTCAGTGTAATCCCTTGGAAGCGAATGGGAAATAATTGCCCCGTACACAATAACAGCATAAATCTAGGGCTGACCAGTCAATGGGCTTACTGTAGTTCTGTCAAAAACAAAAAGGAAACATAAATAGACTGCAGGTATGTACTATACATGGTTGTCACTGATGAGGACCGGCAGAACAATTTGGCATGCTTCACTCAACTGATAGGATCACCTCCCGGGCCAGGATTGTAGAGGGGGAGCTCAAGGAGGAAGGCGAGCTTGAACCACGCAGGCAGGGCTCCATACACAGCAGGTGGCAACGGGATAAGGGGGCTGCAGCGAACAATCGACACGCGAATTAGTTAATCTGTGCTGCTGAAAACCAGTGGTTGGACTCTGGAGAGAGATTTATGTCTACCTTGTAGTGTTCTTGTATACACGGTATTCCTCCAATTGTCCATAGCGCTTATCAGCAGATGACTTTACAATAGCAATATGGAGGATGTTATGCGTTAGCATTTTGCAAGCACTAGCTGTGTCATTTGAAGCCGGAAAAGACAGTTGCTAACCTCAAGGAGTGGGATTCCACTGACAAAAAGAAGTAGAAGTGTCAGGAATATAGGTCCCAAAATCACAAGCCATTCAGCACCTGAGAGAACTGGGGTTGATGCTACAAATACTCCCCACCAAAGGAATAACTGCACTAAATTCAATTGTTATACATATGTATATTAATAAATTGGCATCATAAAAGTTATATGTAGAAATTCTGTACATGTAATCAAAATTCATTAGCATGTAAACAACAATATGAATTGAGATCACTACACGATAGTACTAACAAGTAGCTGTTCAAGGACAGCTAGTTTTCACTGTAGTCAATATAGTACTGACTGAATCAACTGGACTATTCAAGGACAGGGAGGATACATGAATTAACTAACCTCCCCAAAGTAATTCGGGTGACGAGAATACTTCCAAACTCCCACGTCACACCACTTTCCCCTATTACTTGCAGAATTCTTGAACGCAAGCTTCTGCTGATCAGCTGTTGCTTCTATGCATATCCCAACCAACCACATTATCCAACCAATTATATCCCTGGCTTCAATCGAGGGGTTTCCGTCACTTGCATTCACAACAGTGACGGGCAAGCTGACAGACCAAACCCACACAGCCTGCCCAAACGGTAAAAAAACCGGCCTGGTGAGTTTTCTTGAGAAAACGCGCGATCAGATCTAATAGCAGAACAGAAGTAGCAAAAGTTACCTGGAAAATCCAGAAAACTGCTAATTTTCCCAAATTATCACGCATTTTATCAAACCGACGGTCTTCGCCCCATTGCAAAATCCTGGACGTTACAAGGAAAGAGAAGCATTAGCAATTTACTGAACAGCATCGATACGCTTTTTGTCATGATGGTGATTATATATAGGTCATGTAATAGCATACCTCATCAA from Panicum hallii strain FIL2 chromosome 9, PHallii_v3.1, whole genome shotgun sequence includes:
- the LOC112877531 gene encoding peptidyl-prolyl cis-trans isomerase FKBP17-2, chloroplastic-like; the encoded protein is MASLLGSSPAFLARPVAKPHSISCAQVPRPPSAQNQPPPGEQPQQSVQSQPQQAARPKRAGGADSTDWVASSLTRRFGIGAGLAWAGFLAVGVVSEQLKTRFEVAQQQANTKDVEQEQEVVLPNGIRYYELRVGGGDVPRPGDLVVIDLQGRVAGGGEAFVDTFGEGKRPLALVMGSRPYTRGMCEGVEYALRSMRAGGKRRVVVPPGLGFGDEGADFGEEHVQIPPGAMLEYVVQVDKVSIAPA
- the LOC112877530 gene encoding uncharacterized protein LOC112877530 — its product is MGTVLDSHFLALTAIVTVGYQLLFFIVTALLRFDKVTDFAGSTNFIIIAILTLALKGAWHFRQIVLTVLVVIWGLRLGLFLLMRILQWGEDRRFDKMRDNLGKLAVFWIFQAVWVWSVSLPVTVVNASDGNPSIEARDIIGWIMWLVGICIEATADQQKLAFKNSASNRGKWCDVGVWKYSRHPNYFGELFLWWGVFVASTPVLSGAEWLVILGPIFLTLLLLFVSGIPLLESSADKRYGQLEEYRVYKNTTSPLIPLPPAVYGALPAWFKLAFLLELPLYNPGPGGDPIKLQ